Proteins encoded in a region of the Pseudomonas viciae genome:
- the rbsK gene encoding ribokinase gives MPAKVVVIGSLNMDLVTRAPRLPRGGETLIGESFRTIPGGKGANQAVAAARLGAQVSMVGCVGSDAYGEQLRGALLAEGIDCQAVSVVDGSSGVALIVVDDNSQNAIVIVAGANGVLTPEVLDRFDEVLQSADVIICQLEVPDATVGHALKRGRELGKIVILNPAPASHALPADWYAYVDYLIPNESEAAVLSGVAVDSLETAEAAATHLIAAGAGKVIVTLGAQGLLFANGASFEHFPAPLVKAVDTTAAGDTFVGGFAAALANGNSQVDAIRFGQVAAALSVTRAGAQPSIPTLLEVQAFKS, from the coding sequence ATGCCAGCAAAAGTAGTGGTAATAGGCAGCCTGAACATGGATCTGGTGACCCGGGCGCCGCGTCTGCCCCGGGGCGGTGAAACGCTGATCGGTGAATCGTTCCGCACCATCCCGGGCGGCAAGGGGGCCAACCAGGCCGTGGCTGCCGCGCGCCTGGGGGCGCAGGTGTCCATGGTCGGTTGCGTGGGCAGCGATGCCTACGGCGAACAATTGCGCGGGGCGCTGCTGGCCGAGGGCATCGATTGCCAGGCGGTCAGCGTCGTGGACGGTTCCAGCGGCGTGGCGCTGATCGTCGTCGACGACAACAGCCAGAATGCGATCGTGATCGTCGCCGGCGCCAACGGCGTGCTGACGCCTGAGGTTCTGGACCGTTTCGATGAGGTGCTGCAAAGCGCCGATGTCATCATCTGTCAGCTCGAGGTACCGGACGCCACCGTCGGCCATGCACTCAAGCGCGGCCGCGAGTTAGGCAAAATCGTTATCCTCAACCCGGCGCCGGCCTCCCATGCGTTGCCGGCCGACTGGTACGCCTACGTCGACTACCTGATCCCCAATGAAAGCGAGGCGGCGGTTCTCAGCGGGGTGGCGGTGGACTCTTTGGAAACCGCCGAAGCCGCCGCGACGCATTTGATCGCCGCCGGCGCCGGCAAGGTGATCGTGACCCTGGGCGCCCAGGGTCTGCTGTTCGCCAACGGAGCGAGTTTCGAACACTTCCCGGCGCCGTTGGTCAAGGCGGTGGACACCACGGCGGCGGGGGACACTTTTGTCGGTGGCTTCGCGGCGGCCCTGGCCAACGGCAACAGCCAGGTCGATGCGATTCGTTTCGGCCAGGTCGCCGCAGCGCTGTCGGTCACCCGCGCAGGCGCGCAGCCCTCCATTCCCACCTTGCTGGAAGTACAGGCTTTCAAATCATGA
- a CDS encoding LacI family DNA-binding transcriptional regulator, with protein MATIKDVAALAGISYTTVSHVVNKTRPVSEEVRLKVEAAIERLDYVPSAVARSLKAKTTATIGLLVPNSLNPYFAELARGIEDYCERNGYCVILCNSDDNPDKQRSYLRVLLEKRIDGLIVASAGGDIGLAEGLANVRTPMVIVDRGLDGVDADLVRIDHEYGAYLATRHLLELGHRDIAFIGGPAETSVAQMRLAGYCRALKEAGIELPVERMLESDFTSTGGYRAAAQLLEQQPPSAIFAANDMIGIGVLRAAAERNVRVPSELSVIGFDDIQMSRYVYPALTTVGQSILHLGEMAAEVLLRRIATPAIATEQRIVTPSIVLRESTAPLSGTFAQYR; from the coding sequence ATGGCGACGATCAAGGATGTGGCGGCGCTCGCGGGGATTTCCTACACCACCGTGTCTCACGTGGTGAACAAGACCCGGCCGGTCAGTGAAGAGGTGCGGCTCAAGGTCGAGGCGGCCATCGAGCGACTGGACTACGTGCCCAGCGCCGTGGCCCGTTCGCTCAAGGCCAAGACCACGGCGACCATCGGCCTGTTGGTGCCCAACAGCCTCAACCCGTACTTTGCTGAATTGGCCCGGGGGATCGAGGATTACTGTGAGCGCAACGGCTACTGCGTGATCCTGTGCAACTCCGACGACAACCCGGACAAGCAGCGCAGTTACTTGCGGGTGCTGCTGGAAAAACGCATCGACGGCCTGATCGTCGCATCCGCTGGCGGCGATATCGGCCTGGCCGAGGGGTTGGCCAATGTGCGCACACCCATGGTAATCGTCGACCGCGGGCTCGACGGCGTCGACGCGGACCTGGTGCGCATCGACCATGAGTACGGCGCGTACCTGGCGACCCGGCACCTGCTCGAGCTGGGGCATCGCGACATTGCCTTTATCGGCGGTCCGGCCGAGACCAGTGTGGCGCAAATGCGCCTGGCCGGTTATTGCCGGGCTCTGAAAGAGGCGGGGATCGAATTGCCGGTCGAGCGCATGCTTGAGAGTGATTTCACCAGTACCGGCGGTTACCGCGCCGCCGCCCAGTTGCTTGAACAACAGCCGCCCAGCGCGATTTTTGCGGCCAACGACATGATCGGCATCGGTGTGCTGCGCGCCGCCGCCGAGCGCAACGTGCGCGTGCCCAGCGAATTGTCGGTCATCGGTTTCGATGACATTCAAATGAGCCGTTATGTCTACCCGGCGTTGACCACGGTGGGGCAGTCGATCCTGCACCTCGGCGAGATGGCGGCGGAAGTGCTGCTGCGGCGTATTGCTACGCCGGCAATTGCCACTGAGCAGCGGATCGTGACACCCAGCATTGTCTTGCGAGAGTCGACTGCACCGTTGTCCGGTACATTCGCCCAATACCGCTGA